In bacterium, the genomic stretch CCCATCGGTAGAGGTTGTTTATCTGTTTAGAAACTTTTTCTTATAAACATTCTTCCCGTGTATGCGTTGTAGTCATCAGACAGGTCTCCCCTTAACCCGAACTCTAAACTCCAGCTATTCCCAAAGTCATGGTTCAGTCCTGCGGTAAGTGAGAGTAAACTGTCATCCATCTCCTGCTCTATATCAAACTCTGTTCCACCTACCAGAGAATTAACTGCACTTACATCATTATCACTCAACGCATACTCCAGCCGTGCCCCAAAATAGAACTGTGTGGGACTACCTACACCTCCTATCATACTCATCCCCACTATCCCTTTCAGTACACTTATATCTTCCGGCTCTATCTCTCTTTCCCAGGTTGGAGC encodes the following:
- a CDS encoding autotransporter domain-containing protein translates to APTWEREIEPEDISVLKGIVGMSMIGGVGSPTQFYFGARLEYALSDNDVSAVNSLVGGTEFDIEQEMDDSLLSLTAGLNHDFGNSWSLEFGLRGDLSDDYNAYTGRMFIRKSF